GAAGCGGTCGCCAGGCGGTCGATCATCGTGAGGCGGGCGGTGAGCGACATGCAGGTCGTCGTCGGCGCCGTCGGTTCGACGACCTCTCTCCGGTCGCCGAGGACCGTCGAACTCGACGGAGAGGCTGCCGATGCGGAGGAAGATCCTTCTCCTGCGACGCCGACAGAACCGATGAGGGCGAGAGACAGGAACATCCCGGAGAGAACCACGGCCCTGGGCGATCGAACAGGCGTGTGCTTCCCTGCTGCCGTCATCTCGCCTTCTCCTCGTGACACCGTGCTTGCGGATGCTCGTCGTGTGGTGGTTCCCCAGCGACCGCGGTCAGGTCCTGAATCCGCAATCGCCCGCGCTGTCTCTCTGAGGGGGAACCGCTCGAGGGGACGAGATGCGTGAAGTGTAGAGCAAAGCGGCCGAGTGGTTCACCCTGGATTTCGGCGACTCGCCCCGGTGCCGGAGTGCGACTCGAGCGTCCCGCAACGACGATCGCGATGTGACCCCTAGCCTCGCAGCTCCCGCAGCACCACCGCGGTCGCGAGCGCGGCGTGCGCCGCCTCCTCGCCCTTGTCCTCTCTGGACCCGGGGAGGCCCGCGCGGTCCAGGCCCTGGGCCTCGTCCTCCAGCGTGAGCACGCCGAAGCCCACGGGCTTGCCGGTGTCCAGCGCCACGCGGGTCAGGCCGTCGGTCGCGGCGGCGGATACGTACTCGAAATGCGGAGTTCCGCCGCGGATGATGACGCCGAGCGCTACGACGGCGTCGGCGCCCGCCTCCAGCGCCGCCTTGCTGGCCACCGGGAGTTCGAAGCTCCCCGGGACACGGACGATCGACCACGAAGCGCCGGCGGCTTCGAGCGTGCGCTCGGCTCCGGCGATCAGGCCGTTCGCGATCTCCTCGTGCCAGGCGCCGGCGACGATGACGACCCTCAGGCCGGTTCCGTCGATCCGCTCCGCCGCGTCGGGCGCTCCCGCTCCACTCATGGTGTCGTCCTCTCCGCGGCGGTCGCCGTCTCGTCGATGTCTCCGATAGCGTGACCCATCCGGTCGCGCTTGGTCTCCAGATAGCCCTCGTTGAAAGCGCCGACGCCGACGACGAGCGCAACGCGCTCCTCGACCTCGATGCCGTGCTCTTCCAGCTGGCGCACCTTCTCCGGGTTGTTCGTCAGCAGCCGGACCGAGCGGATGCCGAGGTCTTCCAGGATGGCCGTGGCGGCCCCGTAGTCGCGCGCATCGACCGGCAGCCCCAGCGCGAGGTTCGCGTCCAGGGTGTCGAGACCGTCCTTCTGCAGCTTATAGGCGCGTAGCTTGTTGATCAGGCCGATCCCGCGGCCCTCGTGGCCGCGCAGGTAGACGACGACGCCTCCCTCGCGCTGCACGGTCTCGAGCGCGGCGTCCAGCTGCGGTCCGCACTCGCACTTGAGCGAGCCGAACGCCTCGCCGGTCAGGCACTCGGAGTGGACGCGCACCAGCGTGCCGGTCGCGCCCGGGGAGCCGGCGACGATCGCGACGTGGTCGGCGCCGGTCATCCGGTCGCGATAGGCGCGCATCCGGAACGGCCCGTTCAGCGTCGGGACGCTCGTCTCCACCTCGAAGATCACGCGCGAGGACTCGGGGACGGGTGTCGGCGACTCGAGTCGCTGGTCGCAGTGGAACTCCTGTAGGTAAGCGATCAGCGCCTCGATGGTGATGATAAGGACGCCCTCGCGCTCGCCGAGTTCGATGAGGCCGGGCAGACGCATCATCTCGCCGTCGTCGGACACGATCTCCGCGATGGCGCCGACGGGTGTCATCCCCGCCAGCTTGAGCAGATCGACGGTGGCCTCGGTGTGGCCGTCGCGCTCGCGCACGCCGCCCTCCACCGCCCGCAGCGGCAGGATGTGGCCGGGCCGGCGCAGGCTGCCCGGCGTCGAATCCAGGTCCGCGAGCACCCGGAGCGTGTGTGCGCGGTCGGTCGCGCTGATGCCGGTGGAGAGCCGGTCGGCCGCGTCGACGCTCACCGTGTAGTTGGTGCCGCGGACGTCCTCGTTCGTCGCCACCATGACGGGCAGCTCCAGGCGGTTGGCGATCTCGTTCGTCATCGGGGCGCAGAGGAAGCCGGAGGAGTTCTTGACGGTCCAGGCGATCCACTCCTGGCTGGCGAGCTCGGCGGCCAGGATGACATCGCCCTCGTTCTCGCGGCTCTCGTTGTCCACGACGATGATCGGCCGGCCGGCGCGCAGCTCGGCGAGGGCCTCCGGGATGGTGGCGATGCTCATGACGCACTCCGTTCTGTCGGCGCTAGCGCGAGCATCCGCTCGACGTGCCGGGCCAGGATGTCGGTCTCGATGTTCACGCGATCGCCCGGTACACGCTCGCCCAGGGTGGTGGCGGTGAGCGTCTCCGGGATCAGGGACACCTCGAACCAGGCATCGTCGCGGTCGCCTCCGACGCCGCTGACGGTGAGGGAGACGCCGTCGATCGCGATGGACCCCTTTCGCGCGACGAGCGACGCGAGCCCGGGGTTCAGGCTGAACCGGACGACCCGCCAGGCGCCCCCCTCCTCCGTGGAGAGGACCGTTGCGGTGCCGTCGATGTGCCCCTGAACGATGTGCCCCCCGAGGCGGTCGCCGACGCGGGCGGCGCGCTCGAGATTCACACGGCGGCCCGGGGCGACGTCGTCGAGTGTGCTCATCGCGAGGGTCTCCGCCATCACGTCAGCGGTGAAGCTGTCCGCGTCCCGGCCGATCACTGTCAGGCAGACGCCGCTCACCGAGATGGAGTCGCCGTGGTTCGCGTCGCTCACCGCGAGCGGACCGCGCACGGTGATCCTGGCCGCATCGGCGGTCCAGCCGACGGCGGCGATCTCGCCGAGTTCTTCGATGATTCCGGTGAACATGTCAGCCTTCCTGGTCGGGGGTCGGGACCGGGACGGCCCGGAGGTGGAGGTCGCCGCCGAGCCGCTCGACGTCGAGGAGGCGGAGCCTGCGCTGTTCGCCGATGGTCGTGACGCCGATGTCGCCGAGGGCGAGCTGCGGTCCGCCGAGAAGGGACGGGGCCAGGTAGATCGCGTACTCGTCCACGAGTCCCGCGGCGATGAAGGCCCCGGCGAGGGTCGGGCCGCCTTCGACGTACACACGGCGGAACCCGCGCTGGTAGAGGTCGGCGACGACCTCCACCAGATCGTGCGTCCTCTCGACGATCGCGGGCTGCGGGTGCCGGAAGACCGCCGCGTCGCCGGGCACCGTGCGCGTGCCGACCACGACCGGCGTCGGCTGTTTCGGCAGCAACTCGCCGGCGTCCCCGCGAGCGGTCAGGCTGGGGTCGTCGGCGAGCACCGTTCCGGTGCCCACGACGATGGCATCGGCGGCCTCGCGCTGTTCGTGGACCCGCTGGCGCGCGGCTGTGCCGGTGATCCATCGCGAGCTGCCGTCTACGGCGGCTGTGCGGCCGTCCAGACTGCTCGCCCACTTCACGGTGATGTGCGGGCGGCCCAGGCGGGCGGCGGTCAGCCAGTCGTCCAGAAACTCTTCGATCTCGGCCGCGAGCACGCCGTCGGTCACCTCGACGCCGCCCTGGCGCAGCCGTTCGGCGCCTCCGCGGGAGCGCTCGCCGGGGTCGGCGATGCCGTAGACTACGCGGGCGACGCCGGCCTCGAGCAGCGCCTCCGAGCACGGACCGGTGCGGCCCCAGTGGTTGCAGGGTTCGAGCGTGACGACGGCGGTCGCCCCGCGGGCGCCGCCTGCGGGCACCTTGCTGAGTGCGTCCGCTTCGGCGTGCGGGGTGCCGGCGCCGCGGTGGAAACCCGTGGCGATAGTGCGGCCGTCGGCGTCCAGAAGCACGCAGCCCACGCGCGGGTTCACCCCTGCCGCCGGGCCGTTGGCGGCCAGCCGCAACGCTGCCCGCATCGGGTCTTCCCACGTCATCGCGATGCCGTCCTGTCTCTCGAGACCTGTTCCGGGGAGGGGTCGCGACGGTTCGCTGCGCGGGCGGCCGACACCGGCCGCCGACGTGCGCCTCCCATCCGGACTGAGCGCCAGGACGGAACCTGGACGCATTACCGTCGGTACCGGAATTCCACCGGTTCAGCGGCGGGCTCTCACCCTCCGCTCGCGGACTGTCACCGCCGGTTCGGACTCTCACCGACCCCGGAGCACGTAATTTTCTGTGCCGAGTCTAGCCAACGCACCCGTAGGCGTTTTCTATTCCCGCTTAATCTGACCGGTCGCACCCGCAAATCGCTTCTCCGGAAGCAAGCGAAACCGTATGGTTTATTTTTGTGGCTTACTTGAAAAACATCACTGTTATCCGGGCGGTCGCAACGGGAGGCGGTGTGCTGCTCGGCTCCGCTCTCCTGCTGGGCGCCGCACCCATCCCGGCGCCCGCTCCCGCACCCGTGCAGACCCGTGTGATCGTGGGCGCGCCCGATGACCTGTCCTCCGAAGTGTGTACCGGCAGGGCCGCGACACACACGCAGATCCAGACCCCGGACGGCGTGGTTCCGACGGTGTACGCCCTCGCCGGGGACACCCTCGATTTCTACGGCGAGACAAAGGCGTGCTAGAATGTGATCACGCCCATCGACGCGCTCGAGTGGGGTTTCACCGCCTCCGAAATCGCCTGGACGCTGCGGCCGGCGGGCGGCGGCTCGCAGTCCCTGGGCGCGGGCACGGTCCTCAAAGAGGGCAGAGAGACCGTCCCCACCACCAGCCGGATGAGTCGCACGCTGACCGCGGGGGACGACAACGCGCGGCTGTCCTTCGGCGTCCCGGTTCCGGTGGAGTCGCCCAATGGCATGGATTTCTCGGGGACGGTGACGACGGTGATCCTGCGCGTGGTCGACCCCGGCCTCGAACTGGTCAAGGAGGTCTGCGTCGCCGGCAGCGAGGCCGCCTGCGATGTGGCCGACGACGCCGTGTGGTCGTCGCGGGCCGTGGTCGATGCCGGCGCCGACGTGATCTGGCGGCTCACGGCCACGAACACCGGCACCATCGCCCTGAACGATGTCTGCGTCGCCGCTGACGTGCTCACCGACGGCATCGCCGCGGACAACACCTGCGCCGGAGCGGCGGTCGCCGCGACGCTGCTCCCGGGCTCCAGCGCTGCGATCCGCTGCACCACGTCCTCGCTCACGGGGGACCGGCCGGCGAACTACGCCAAGCTGACGAGTTCGTTCACCGACCCCGATCCGCGCCAGCGGCTCATCGAGCGCTACGGCAGCGACGGGGTCGAGTCGAATGTCTCGCGAGCCGATGTGCTTATCCCGGCTCCCGCTCTCGCGCTCGTCAAGCAGGTTTGCGAGACCGGCGCCGGTTGCGATGCGACCGATGACGCGCAGTGGGTCGATCACGCCACCCTGCCCCTCGGCTCCGACGCGCAGTGGCGGCTGACGGTGACGAACACGGGCAATGTGCCGCTCGCGGATGTCGCGGTGTCCCTCGAAGAGCTCAGTGGCGGGATGACCGGAACCAGCGCCGAGTGCTCGGCTCTCACCTTCGGGACCCTCGCCGCGGGTCAGTCGGCCTCCGCCGAGTGTACGACCACCGGGATCGCGGACACGTCCCAGGACACCGTGAACACGGCGGCCGTCACAGGGCAGCCGCTGGATGACGACGGTCAGCCGCTCGGGAGCGCGATCGGCTCCCAGCGAGCGCGCGCGGCCGTCACGACGTTCGCGTTCATCCAGGCTCCGATCGTCACGCCGACCGGTCCGGACGCCGCAGGCGCCCCGGATTCCGCAGACGGCCCGGACGCCCCGGCCGCCTCGCCGGCCGCGAACCGCCCCGGCTCGGGTGACCTCGCCCAGACGGGCCTCGACATCGGACTGCTTTCCGGGGCGACACTGGCTCTCCTCGCGGTGGGCGGC
This genomic window from Leifsonia xyli subsp. cynodontis DSM 46306 contains:
- a CDS encoding riboflavin synthase, encoding MFTGIIEELGEIAAVGWTADAARITVRGPLAVSDANHGDSISVSGVCLTVIGRDADSFTADVMAETLAMSTLDDVAPGRRVNLERAARVGDRLGGHIVQGHIDGTATVLSTEEGGAWRVVRFSLNPGLASLVARKGSIAIDGVSLTVSGVGGDRDDAWFEVSLIPETLTATTLGERVPGDRVNIETDILARHVERMLALAPTERSAS
- the ribH gene encoding 6,7-dimethyl-8-ribityllumazine synthase encodes the protein MSGAGAPDAAERIDGTGLRVVIVAGAWHEEIANGLIAGAERTLEAAGASWSIVRVPGSFELPVASKAALEAGADAVVALGVIIRGGTPHFEYVSAAATDGLTRVALDTGKPVGFGVLTLEDEAQGLDRAGLPGSREDKGEEAAHAALATAVVLRELRG
- a CDS encoding DUF7617 domain-containing protein, translating into MITPIDALEWGFTASEIAWTLRPAGGGSQSLGAGTVLKEGRETVPTTSRMSRTLTAGDDNARLSFGVPVPVESPNGMDFSGTVTTVILRVVDPGLELVKEVCVAGSEAACDVADDAVWSSRAVVDAGADVIWRLTATNTGTIALNDVCVAADVLTDGIAADNTCAGAAVAATLLPGSSAAIRCTTSSLTGDRPANYAKLTSSFTDPDPRQRLIERYGSDGVESNVSRADVLIPAPALALVKQVCETGAGCDATDDAQWVDHATLPLGSDAQWRLTVTNTGNVPLADVAVSLEELSGGMTGTSAECSALTFGTLAAGQSASAECTTTGIADTSQDTVNTAAVTGQPLDDDGQPLGSAIGSQRARAAVTTFAFIQAPIVTPTGPDAAGAPDSADGPDAPAASPAANRPGSGDLAQTGLDIGLLSGATLALLAVGGCLLALFRKRRVRV
- the ribD gene encoding bifunctional diaminohydroxyphosphoribosylaminopyrimidine deaminase/5-amino-6-(5-phosphoribosylamino)uracil reductase RibD, with protein sequence MTWEDPMRAALRLAANGPAAGVNPRVGCVLLDADGRTIATGFHRGAGTPHAEADALSKVPAGGARGATAVVTLEPCNHWGRTGPCSEALLEAGVARVVYGIADPGERSRGGAERLRQGGVEVTDGVLAAEIEEFLDDWLTAARLGRPHITVKWASSLDGRTAAVDGSSRWITGTAARQRVHEQREAADAIVVGTGTVLADDPSLTARGDAGELLPKQPTPVVVGTRTVPGDAAVFRHPQPAIVERTHDLVEVVADLYQRGFRRVYVEGGPTLAGAFIAAGLVDEYAIYLAPSLLGGPQLALGDIGVTTIGEQRRLRLLDVERLGGDLHLRAVPVPTPDQEG
- a CDS encoding bifunctional 3,4-dihydroxy-2-butanone-4-phosphate synthase/GTP cyclohydrolase II; this translates as MSIATIPEALAELRAGRPIIVVDNESRENEGDVILAAELASQEWIAWTVKNSSGFLCAPMTNEIANRLELPVMVATNEDVRGTNYTVSVDAADRLSTGISATDRAHTLRVLADLDSTPGSLRRPGHILPLRAVEGGVRERDGHTEATVDLLKLAGMTPVGAIAEIVSDDGEMMRLPGLIELGEREGVLIITIEALIAYLQEFHCDQRLESPTPVPESSRVIFEVETSVPTLNGPFRMRAYRDRMTGADHVAIVAGSPGATGTLVRVHSECLTGEAFGSLKCECGPQLDAALETVQREGGVVVYLRGHEGRGIGLINKLRAYKLQKDGLDTLDANLALGLPVDARDYGAATAILEDLGIRSVRLLTNNPEKVRQLEEHGIEVEERVALVVGVGAFNEGYLETKRDRMGHAIGDIDETATAAERTTP